The Garra rufa chromosome 8, GarRuf1.0, whole genome shotgun sequence genome has a segment encoding these proteins:
- the mlphb gene encoding melanophilin isoform X1, with the protein MRFKMMPGSSHGKNLDLSRLTDDEAKHVWQVIQRDFHLRKKEENRLGELKTKIMKEDTKRELLEYQPKLSDSLCIRCLQPFKFLVNSKRQCLDCKLFVCKSCSHFNKKDHGWVCDPCHMARVLKIGTLEWFHENVRSRFKRFGSAKVMNSLFKRLNSDRASSQTDLRGSKPMEPRDDDTHSMPEVHTGSLYSQEDEQSERVDRRHFSLMRKGRRLLPVDPLDFNLAVENSAYSQPPLLLYSGSQEKVTQNKDCEVSEDDWSTIVKQILENGTHGEGDEMKDVLQTSQRSPEKPSHFDDCAPHLEQRMTKSRSLSKMSISSAGSSNYHLHREPSYSLEDSEEDDESEMHVIYSPALHREHSPDEVPPEIIELNKRMSAIEALLSRLEQKLTLPVIGGPAEQIEHKEENLSPADLEELELRKKLDELTEKISDKGSSDEEDAMKPSDYFSKKGAVYHTPAIRGASARFGNVRHEWPFEVEWKAKPNVPKSLKKQKRVRSFEFSNTTSCELSQLEGKVAMAVASVQSTQSGVTDIQKRIAALSAAGMTVETPRRRPPQQSRTLHEFPIRGSSEARSLRKLVL; encoded by the exons GGAGCTCAAGACCAAAATAATGAAAGAGGATACCAAAAGAGAGCTGCTGGAATATCAGCCTAAACTCAGCGATTCTCTCTGCATCCGCTGTCTGCAGCCCTTCAAATTCCTTGTCAACAGCAAGCGCCAATGTCTGGACTGCAAACTATTTGTCTGCAAGTCCTGCAGCCATTTTAACAAGAAAGACCATGGTTGGGTTTGTGATCCATGTCACATGGCCAG AGTCCTTAAGATTGGCACTCTGGAATGGTTTCATGAGAACGTACGCTCTCGCTTCAAGCGTTTTGGGAGTGCAAAGGTCATGAATTCACTTTTTAAGAGGCTGAACAGTGACCGTGCCTCCTCTCAAACTGACCTCAGAGGTAGTAAGccaatgg AGCCTCGAGATGATGACACGCACAGCATGCCTGAAGTTCACA CTGGTTCTCTGTATAGCCAGGAAGATGAGCAGTCTGAGAGGGTCGACAGACGCCACTTCAGCCTG ATGAGAAAAGGCAGACGGCTACTCCCTGTTGATCCTCTTGATTTTAATCTTGCCGTTGAGAACTCTGCTTATTCTCAACCTCCCTTACTTCTG TATTCAGGTAGCCAAGAGAAAGTAACCCAAAATAAGGACTGTGAAGTAAGTGAAGATGACTGGTCCACAATCGTTAAGCAGATCCTGGAGAATGGAACCCACGGTGAAGGTGATGAGATGAAGGACGTGTTGCAAACCAGCCAAAGAAGTCCAGAAAaaccctctcattttg ATGACTGCGCACCACATCTAGAACAGAGGATGACAAAATCTCGTTCCCTCTCCAAGATGAGCATCTCTTCGGCTGGCAGCTCTAACTATCACCTCCACCGTGAGCCTTCTTACAGCCTGGAAGACTCAGAGGAAGATGATGAATCTGAGATGCATGTCATATATAGTCCTGCCCTACATAGGGAGCACTCACCAGATGAGGTTCCTCCAGAG ATTATTGAGCTCAACAAGCGTATGTCAGCAATTGAGGCTCTTCTGAGCCGTTTGGAGCAGAAACTGACCTTACCGGTAATTGGGGGACCAGCAGAACAA ATTGAGCACAAAGAGGAAAATCTTTCTCCAGCTGACTTAGAAGAGCTTGAGCTCAGGAAAAAGCTTGATGAACTTACTGAAAAAATAAGTGACAAAGGCTCGTCTGATGAGGAGGATGCAATGAAACCTTCAGACTACTTTTCAAAGAAAGGGGCAGTTTATCATACTCCAGCTATAAGAGGAGCTTCAGCCAGATTTGGAAATGTCAGACATGAATGGCCTTTTGAAGTTGAGTGG AAAGCAAAACCAAATGTACCTAAATCCTTAAAAAAGCAAAAGAGGGTGAGGTCCTTTGAGTTTAGCAACACAACCAGCTGTGAGCTGTCGCAACTGGAGGGTAAAGTTGCAATGGCAGTGGCCAGCGTCCAGAGCACTCAAAGTGGG GTTACTGACATTCAGAAAAGAATCGCTGCTTTGAGTGCTGCAGGGATGACAGTGGAGACGCCCCGCAGACGG CCTCCTCAGCAATCAAGGACACTGCATGAATTTCCCATTA GAGGCAGCAGTGAAGCAAGATCTTTACGGAAACTGGTCTTGTGA
- the mlphb gene encoding melanophilin isoform X2, with protein MRFKMMPGSSHGKNLDLSRLTDDEAKHVWQVIQRDFHLRKKEENRLGELKTKIMKEDTKRELLEYQPKLSDSLCIRCLQPFKFLVNSKRQCLDCKLFVCKSCSHFNKKDHGWVCDPCHMARVLKIGTLEWFHENVRSRFKRFGSAKVMNSLFKRLNSDRASSQTDLREPRDDDTHSMPEVHTGSLYSQEDEQSERVDRRHFSLMRKGRRLLPVDPLDFNLAVENSAYSQPPLLLYSGSQEKVTQNKDCEVSEDDWSTIVKQILENGTHGEGDEMKDVLQTSQRSPEKPSHFDDCAPHLEQRMTKSRSLSKMSISSAGSSNYHLHREPSYSLEDSEEDDESEMHVIYSPALHREHSPDEVPPEIIELNKRMSAIEALLSRLEQKLTLPVIGGPAEQIEHKEENLSPADLEELELRKKLDELTEKISDKGSSDEEDAMKPSDYFSKKGAVYHTPAIRGASARFGNVRHEWPFEVEWKAKPNVPKSLKKQKRVRSFEFSNTTSCELSQLEGKVAMAVASVQSTQSGVTDIQKRIAALSAAGMTVETPRRRPPQQSRTLHEFPIRGSSEARSLRKLVL; from the exons GGAGCTCAAGACCAAAATAATGAAAGAGGATACCAAAAGAGAGCTGCTGGAATATCAGCCTAAACTCAGCGATTCTCTCTGCATCCGCTGTCTGCAGCCCTTCAAATTCCTTGTCAACAGCAAGCGCCAATGTCTGGACTGCAAACTATTTGTCTGCAAGTCCTGCAGCCATTTTAACAAGAAAGACCATGGTTGGGTTTGTGATCCATGTCACATGGCCAG AGTCCTTAAGATTGGCACTCTGGAATGGTTTCATGAGAACGTACGCTCTCGCTTCAAGCGTTTTGGGAGTGCAAAGGTCATGAATTCACTTTTTAAGAGGCTGAACAGTGACCGTGCCTCCTCTCAAACTGACCTCAGAG AGCCTCGAGATGATGACACGCACAGCATGCCTGAAGTTCACA CTGGTTCTCTGTATAGCCAGGAAGATGAGCAGTCTGAGAGGGTCGACAGACGCCACTTCAGCCTG ATGAGAAAAGGCAGACGGCTACTCCCTGTTGATCCTCTTGATTTTAATCTTGCCGTTGAGAACTCTGCTTATTCTCAACCTCCCTTACTTCTG TATTCAGGTAGCCAAGAGAAAGTAACCCAAAATAAGGACTGTGAAGTAAGTGAAGATGACTGGTCCACAATCGTTAAGCAGATCCTGGAGAATGGAACCCACGGTGAAGGTGATGAGATGAAGGACGTGTTGCAAACCAGCCAAAGAAGTCCAGAAAaaccctctcattttg ATGACTGCGCACCACATCTAGAACAGAGGATGACAAAATCTCGTTCCCTCTCCAAGATGAGCATCTCTTCGGCTGGCAGCTCTAACTATCACCTCCACCGTGAGCCTTCTTACAGCCTGGAAGACTCAGAGGAAGATGATGAATCTGAGATGCATGTCATATATAGTCCTGCCCTACATAGGGAGCACTCACCAGATGAGGTTCCTCCAGAG ATTATTGAGCTCAACAAGCGTATGTCAGCAATTGAGGCTCTTCTGAGCCGTTTGGAGCAGAAACTGACCTTACCGGTAATTGGGGGACCAGCAGAACAA ATTGAGCACAAAGAGGAAAATCTTTCTCCAGCTGACTTAGAAGAGCTTGAGCTCAGGAAAAAGCTTGATGAACTTACTGAAAAAATAAGTGACAAAGGCTCGTCTGATGAGGAGGATGCAATGAAACCTTCAGACTACTTTTCAAAGAAAGGGGCAGTTTATCATACTCCAGCTATAAGAGGAGCTTCAGCCAGATTTGGAAATGTCAGACATGAATGGCCTTTTGAAGTTGAGTGG AAAGCAAAACCAAATGTACCTAAATCCTTAAAAAAGCAAAAGAGGGTGAGGTCCTTTGAGTTTAGCAACACAACCAGCTGTGAGCTGTCGCAACTGGAGGGTAAAGTTGCAATGGCAGTGGCCAGCGTCCAGAGCACTCAAAGTGGG GTTACTGACATTCAGAAAAGAATCGCTGCTTTGAGTGCTGCAGGGATGACAGTGGAGACGCCCCGCAGACGG CCTCCTCAGCAATCAAGGACACTGCATGAATTTCCCATTA GAGGCAGCAGTGAAGCAAGATCTTTACGGAAACTGGTCTTGTGA
- the prlh gene encoding prolactin-releasing peptide, with product MAVNLCALLCILMLLACFTQPKPHDDLPLRSTEMRDPNIDAVWYKDRGIRPVGRFGRRMAQKGEGSYFGKHRFCYPEVLAVD from the exons ATGGCTGTAAATCTGTGTGCTTTGCTTTGTATCCTCATGCTGTTAGCCTGTTTTACCCAGCCGAAACCTCATGATGATCTACCACTACGCTCAACGGAAATGagag ATCCAAACATTGATGCAGTGTGGTATAAAGACAGAGGAATACGACCTGTTGGGAGATTTGGTCGAAGAATGGCACAAAAAGGAGAAGGATCATATTTTGGAAAGCACAGATTCTGCTATCCCGAGGTCCTGGCTGTGGACTGA
- the rpe gene encoding ribulose-phosphate 3-epimerase, whose product MAYSAKIGPSILSSDLSQLGRECERMMECGADYLHLDVMDGHFVPNITFGHPMVECLRQSIGPDPFFDMHMMVSRPEQWVKPMAAAGANQYTFHLEATSNPGNLIKEIRESGMKVGLAIKPGTTVEELAPWAGQIDMALVMTVEPGFGGQKFMEDMMPKVSWLRSQFPSLDIEVDGGVGPDSIHRCAEAGANMIVSGSAVVSSDDPRSVIALLKNVVIEAIQKRSLDR is encoded by the exons ATGGCGTACTCGGCGAAAATCGGACCGTCTATTTTGAGCAGCGACCTGTCGCAGCTTGGGAGGGAATGTGAGCGAATGATGGAGTGCGGTGCTGATTATCTGCACCTTGACGTTATGGATGG GCATTTTGTTCCAAACATCACATTTGGCCATCCTATGGTGGAATGTTTACGGCAGAGTATTGGACCTGATCCTTTTTTTG ATATGCATATGATGGTGTCCAGGCCAGAGCAGTGGGTGAAGCCCATGGCAGCTGCAGGAGCCAATCAGTACACTTTTCATCTAGAAGCCACGTCCAACCCTGGCAACCTCATCAAGGAAATCAGGGAGAGCGGCATGAAG GTTGGTCTTGCCATTAAACCTGGAACTACTGTCGAGGAACTCGCACCGTGGGCTGGGCAGATCGATATGGCTCTTGTCATGACTGTAGAGCCTGGCTTTGGTGGTCAGAAGTTTATGGAAGATATGATGCCAAAG GTGAGCTGGCTCAGGAGTCAATTCCCTTCTTTGGACATTGAAGTGGATGGAGGTGTTGGCCCAGACAGCATCCACAGATGTGCTGAG GCCGGAGCCAACATGATTGTGTCGGGCAGTGCTGTGGTGAGCAGTGATGACCCTCGTTCTGTAATCGCCCTCCTCAAAAACGTTGTTATTGAGGCGATCCAGAAACGTTCTTTGGACCGCTGA
- the ackr3a gene encoding atypical chemokine receptor 3a, with protein sequence MTELQSSPPNDKMSLSASELTEFFTMWEELNFTDASDNNSRLETQVCPTSFNRSALLHAMCTLYAFIFVVGLAANALVVWVNLRSERHYHDTHLYILNLAVADLCVVATLPVWVSSLAQGGHWPFGQAACKLTHLLFSVNLFASIFFLACMSVDRYLSVVRSGQISQRRAQQIRRLVCAVTWLFALFASIPDTYYLQSVKSLHSHVTLCHPVYPQDNPLQWMVGIQLSFVVLGFVIPFPVIAVSYALLANTLASSSSHSPSNADQDRSVSRKVILTYIVVFIACWAPYHAVLLADALAMLGVVPLGCSSENSLFVALHLTQCLSLLHCCVNPVVYSFAHRHYRYDLMKAFIFKYSKRTGLTRLMEGSQGTETEYAMVENTPTAVS encoded by the exons ATGACAGAG CTGCAATCTTCCCCACCAAATGACAAGATGAGTCTGAGTGCCAGTGAACTGACTGAATTCTTCACCATGTGGGAAGAATTAAACTTCACAGATGCCAGTGACAACAACTCACGGTTGGAAACGCAAGTGTGCCCCACATCCTTCAATCGCTCTGCTCTCCTCCATGCTATGTGCACCCTCTATGCCTTCATTTTTGTTGTGGGCCTAGCTGCCAATGCACTAGTTGTGTGGGTCAACTTGCGTTCGGAGCGTCATTACCATGACACACACTTGTATATATTAAATCTAGCAGTGGCTGACCTATGTGTGGTCGCTACTCTCCCAGTGTGGGTGAGCTCGCTGGCACAGGGCGGTCACTGGCCGTTCGGCCAGGCGGCTTGTAAACTCACACATCTACTCTTCAGCGTCAACCTTTTCGCCAGCATTTTCTTCCTGGCCTGCATGAGTGTGGACCGGTATCTTTCGGTGGTCCGCTCAGGGCAGATTTCTCAGAGACGAGCACAACAAATACGCCGTTTAGTGTGTGCGGTAACATGGCTGTTTGCTTTATTCGCCTCAATACCTGATACATACTACCTACAGTCCGTAAAGTCCCTACACAGTCATGTGACTTTGTGTCATCCTGTATATCCACAAGACAACCCTTTGCAGTGGATGGTGGGCATTCAGCTGAGTTTCGTGGTTCTTGGTTTTGTCATACCCTTTCCTGTTATAGCAGTGTCCTATGCACTGTTGGCAAACACTCTGGCTTCCTCTTCCTCTCATTCCCCTTCAAATGCCGACCAGGATCGCAGCGTGAGCAGGAAGGTCATCCTCACGTACATAGTGGTTTTCATAGCTTGCTGGGCACCATATCATGCCGTGCTGTTAGCCGACGCGCTAGCAATGCTAGGTGTGGTCCCACTGGGCTGCAGTTCAGAGAACAGCCTTTTTGTGGCGCTTCACCTTACGCAATGCCTGTCGCTGCTGCACTGCTGTGTGAACCCCGTGGTCTACAGCTTCGCTCACCGTCACTACCGCTATGACCTCATGAAAGCCTTTATCTTCAAATACTCCAAGCGTACGGGGCTGACGCGACTCATGGAGGGCTCTCAGGGCACAGAGACGGAGTATGCAATGGTGGAAAACACCCCTACGGCTGTGAGCTAG